The genomic window TAGTTTCACTATATTATTTAAACaatattgatttttattataaatgtattgatttaaacaatattatttcttaattttaatataatataatataatttataatttcttTCATATTTAACCACACCGATATATAAGTCCCTGGACTCACAAATAAAAAATTTTGATTgaaaagtaaaattaaaattacacaGATTTAAGATacagataaaaaaataataaaaatgaactaTACAAGTTGTTAATCAATATGATATATTTAACTAAACGAAAATCAGCAAAATTGTTGATCAACAATATCCACACATATTTAACAGTGGTATGCCATGAAAAATGATAATACTTTTCTCAACAAATGAATGGATTGTTGTCCTATTCAACTTCCCATCTTTACTATCTACTATATTTGGTATATCATaactttaaaacaaaaacatataagTTCATAACTTTAAATTCATAACTTTAAACTTATCACAACATAACCCTAGTAAGTTGTTCATGCCCACGCCttatatattgatttttatgttgGTGTCAATTACAATATCCTACCAAAACTCTTTAGTTATCAAAatgttatataatttttttttttttataatcattgCTGTAATGAATATTTTTAgattcttaattatttttaactatatCATTTATTAGAAATCTTCATCCTTCTAAACCATATTATTCTTCTAAAAAACataaatttcctttttttttttaaattaaaaaaatcaattcagagaataaaataaaaaagtggagaagctaatattcattataactaaaatcaattaattaattaatttttctcttttttattaaattttgtagCTAGATATTAAATTCACATTGTGCAAGCTTTTGGAAGTAATTGCTCTAATCTTTGGCTGCAATCAGATTCCTCTCTAGTGCTCTCAACTTTTTGCAACTCTTCGGCGGATCCTTGGTAAATTTGTAATAGATGAGACTTTTGTTTGTTTAAGTTGTGTAACTTCAATTTTTTGCTTCCCATATCTATTGGGAACGTAATTACTTTGCGGATAAGCTAACGTGTTTCTAATTTTATTTGGTGGAACGATGTACACAGTGATATTTTGGTCGAACAAATTAAGTTTACCTAATTATAGATAGATTTGAGGTTAAATTTTTGCCCTCTCTTTTTACCTTCTtccttcttttatattttttacatGGGCTTTGCCctcttttgataaaaaaaaaaaaaatagtagtaaacAATAACTACCAGTAAATTCTAAAAATTGTTAACAGGAAGGATGTGGGTTTGAAAAGTGGTATGGTGGGAAGGGAAGCGTGTAGGAGGTGGCGAGTAATGTTAAGACtaaaatgtttaatatttttataatattataaaattttaattaaaagatatattttttaaattaaaattcattagagaaaaaagaagaagaaaaataaataactagAGGAACATAAACCTAACCCCACAGTAAAAATACAAaactaacaaaattaaaaaagaatcaTATTAAGTAGGTCTTATAACTTTTTAGTGATCGAATCATGTATATGAAATCTATTTTGTatatttaatattgttaaaatttagaattttgtttaaaatatttgtaagatttgttctttatttaaataaatatagttATATTACAATTTGACTATGTTTATagaatcataaataaaaaattgattatgcCGTAACattttatataaaagaaaatatatcttACATAATTcaacaaatataaacaaaaaaagaatTAGTTATAGTATTACATATAAGAAAGTTCATATAAATATGTGAATGGGGaagaaataagaaaaaattaaatgtaatttGGTTTATAAAAAACAACCAATAACTACATCTTCATGTGTTACATAAAATATGTGTGTTACATGAAATTGTAGATGACTAATCatcaataattatatttttgtgtTACATGCAATATGATCAATGTATTACGAGAAGATATAGATGAACAACAACTAATATCCAATGGCTAAGTCTTTATTTtacatgaaatatatatatatattttttttgacatgaaatatatttatattcaCGCGAAGACGTATATACGACCAACAACCAATAACTACATATTTGTAAAAAAACACTACAACTTTGTGTATACGACCAACAACCAATAACTACATATTTGTAAAAAACACTACAACTTTGTGTGTAACATCCAATATGTTCATGTATTACATGAAGATATAAAAGAACGAAAGTCTACAACTGATGATTGCATCTTTATGTATTACATGGAGATGTATGTCGCAACACAAAAAATACTTTAGGGAACCAACACTCAAAATTAGCCAGAGTCGTAATCGAAGTTTATTCTTAAAGGAAAAATCGTCGATAAAActctaaagaaaataaaatatggtcATCGCAAGCAAATTCAGATTCGGGAGTCGATTAGGTGCGGAGAAGGTATTAACGCCCCACACATTCGTTGTACTCAACAAGAACCGTTTAATCAAATTTGTGAATATGAGTGTTAGCTTATGTTATTTGATTTCTTCTAATTATTGCGGGATATTTACAAAAGCAAGTAAAGAGGAAAATGATTTTTATTAGGGTGTTTGACGAGACGTTGAACCTCGCTCATACGTATTCTCAGGTGTGATGGGAAACTCGAAGCAATGAAGTTCTTAGTAGCAAAAGtttgtttgttggttgattttagataATGGTGTTTACGTCACATTCGAGCAAATAAGCGTTGCTTGTTCATTATGCACGGGCGGAATGAAGTGTTTGCTTGTATTGCGTTGGAATGGATAAAACATAATTTGTTTGTGAAAATGTTGTTTAATAGCGTTTGGGTGGAAAAtggatttgatgagttgaaattgTTTTTAGGCGGATAACAAGTATTCACACAATGAAGCGTACACCAATAATCACTCGATTACTCGAGGAGCAAGTGGATGTACATCCACTCATTCTCTTTTCGttggattttgaaattttaaaatttgttagcGGAAGACGAATATTCGATCAATATGGCGTACGCCAACCAACTGTTTATTCGAGGAGCAAGCGGATGTACATCCACCAATTCCTTTTTCATCCgagtttgattaatgtgttttattcgAAAGAAGAATATTCAAGCAACCAAGTGTACGTCAATCACTTGTTCATTCGAGGAACAAGTAGATGTACATCCatccatttcttttttatttgattttaattgtaaAAGAGTTTGATTCAAGTGGTGAagataatttgatttttttatgttaaaagtaatattaatttggttttaaaaataaatagaatttataattatttaattttcatgTTAATAATAATCTCAAATTAATCAATTTATCaaaattaagaattaaaataaaagttcgAGGGTACAAATAGTGAAATGGGGGCGTGGCCTAGTAAAAAGAGTAAGGCCCAAGGCTGGAGGCCCATGACCCAAAATTATTAatcttaataaaataataaaaaaaagtgagTAAGAAATATATGTTGGAGACATTGCTACCACCCCTCTTTTATTTTGATGCTCTTaatctataaaataagaaaacacaaGTACCTGGTTAATACTAATATGGGAAGAAAAAGTGGCAAGAATCATTCCATTCTTCCTCGGCAAGAGCACCCGAATCCGAATCCGTTGGTTAGAAAATTCCACCtattaattttagggttaaaaTGTGTCCAAATAATACTTTTGGTGACTAAATTCTGACTTTGGCTTGAATCTAACTATTAGTTTCTTCTGTTGCTCTCTCTATTGGTCAAGTTATGTACtatttatccttttatttctgATCTAACTGAATCGGGTGAGGCAATGTCCTCCTCCAAATAGAATCTGTCCCCATTTACAGATTTTCCTTACTCCCAATGTTGCTTTCCAAACACAATCCCATATGCAATCTTTCGTTTTTCTCCCTCTTCCTCTGCCGTCACTCACCATTCTCTCAACCTTTACCTTTCAAGCCCTTGCAAACCATTCAACACTTATTTGAAGATACAACTTCCTCCGCGACCGAAGCTGAAGCTGTAGCCATAGTTTAAACCCTAACTTGAGGCAAGAAAATGGCACGACCGTTGGAAAAAATCGCTGATGTTAACGATGAAAAGGAACTTTGGAAAGTTGATGTTAAAATACATCACAAATGGAGTGTCATCTCTAACAACAAGGAACATTTTGAGATGGTTGTTTATGATTCTGAGGTTAGTTTCAACATTTATAAGAAAAGCCATTTTTTTTCGTTGAATCTGTTCGTGATTCTCTATATTTTCATACAGTATATTTTGTTTTGGAAGGTTAAGATTGGGTTGTTGGGAGGTGTTAATGACGAAgattttgtattgatattttcttttttcaaacaGTGTTTCTTCCTTCAAATAGGTTTATATTTGGTTGTAGGGAGGTGTTAAAgagtatattttttaattatttatcgtTGCCTGCAGTctatattttatgttttatttaatattgatggattttgtttgttttggttttgatAGGGAAGTGATATCCATGTTATCGTACCTCCCGTGTATAGGCAGAGTTTTGATTCGCTCTTTGTTGTTAATGATACTTACACTATTGCAAACTTCCAAGTTCAGCTGAATGATCTGCTATTCAAACCTTCTGCTCACAAGTACCTCCTTAAATTTACTGGTGGGACCAAAGTTGGGGACAGAAACGTGCATCAGATTCAGGAAAAGGCTTGGAGACTCACTCCTTTTCTTGATATTTTAACTGGGAAATGGAATAAAGAtcaacttttaggtcaaactctatTTACGTTTTGGGACAATATCATCTTTTGTGTACCACTCTGCATCTGATATTTCGTTTAACCTGATGCATGTTTTCCCAATGACTTATACAGATGTTATCGGAGTGGTTGATGAAATTGGGTACACACAGGCCCAGGTTGGAAGTAAAAAGCAACAGGTCAACTTTGTCATTCGCGACTTGAggttgaaagtttgtttgttacCTTGCGTACATCTTAATGGTAGCCCTTTATATCTTATATTTTGTCTGATATCGTAGTTTAAATGTGCATTTCTGTAGCAACAACACTATAACGGTTACATTATGAGAGGCGTACGCGGTGCAGTTTATCAACTACGTTGAACGGCAGGTCGATACTGCCATTCCGGCTGTGATTCTGATTCAATATGCAAAAGTCAAAGAAGCTTTTGGTATATATTACTCCCATACTGGTTCCTAATCTTTATAAAGTGTGTTTTATGTTTTCAAGTAGATATTGTTATTAACTGATTTTGTGTTTTCAGGCAAATATGCACTATCTGTTACCAATACTTACAATGTCACCAAAGTGGCTATTAATGAAGACATGGAGACTATCAAACAATTTGCCAAAATGTACTCACTTGGTTTATTACAATATACTGCACTTGGTATCATCCTTCATAATTAACTCTGACTATGTTATTTTGATTTTCAGGCTTACACAGGATACTATAATGGTTGTCTCGGGCCTTCGCACTCAGTAGTCTCAGGGCAGGTCGCAAAACTCATACACTTCTCGCCAATCACCTACCCAAAAATTGTTATCTAATGCTGTTCTTCTTCCTCTTGAGCAAATAGTTAAACTCAAAGACGTAgtaatctttcattttttttaggcAAATATAGTCTAACTcttattatatttgattttctGTTAACCACCCTTTTGTAAACTCAGACTACTTTTTGTGCTACGGTTGCTACAATTACAAAAATCTTTGCCTCAAAATATGGCTGGTACTACCAGGCATGCCATGAATGCCCAAATAAAGTCACCGGTGATAAACCTCCCTACAAGTGTGTAAAGGGACATGACACTGAAACTCCCATATTCAGGTATAAACGCCAATTCTTTATTTGATCAACTAAAGAAAACACCAACTTTATCTGTGAAATGTGAGCTTACATTTTTAAGGGTACAAACTTAGGTATAAAATAGAGGTGGGTGTTCTTCATGCTGGTACAAAATGCAAGTTTGTTTTGTGGGACAAGGAAAGTGAGGAACTATTGGAGGTGTCGGCTGCTCATTTGCGCGAAACAATGTTTCAGGTACCAACAAATGTATCACTAATGATTTTTAAAACATACTGGTTCAACACTGGATATAATAACTCATGGTGTATATATTCATTTTTATGTAGGCTGGAATATTTAATCCCCTCGATTTCCCGCTGGCACTTGACAAGCTCCTGGATCAGGAACTTGCCTTCAAAGTCAAGTGGCAACCAGATTGGTCTAATTGCTCTGTCATCATGTTGGTGAAAGATAAACCTATAGTGGATCAACTAAAAGCTGAATGGGTGGATGCAACTGCAGTTAGTTCACAACAGCTTAACGCCCCTGTCAACCATGTAACATTTGTCTTGCGTTGtgtctaacattttcttctaacTTAGTTGAATACATGTCGAGTTTTATTTctgattttcttttattcatttttgtttaTAGGTCAAGGAGAGTGTTGATGAGGATGTTCCTGTTGATGATTCCGACATTGTTACGGTGTGGTTTTGAGACCTATACAAATGCCACTTATTTACCGCCATCAAATTACTTCTTTATCACTTCTTTTTAACTGCAGGATCCTGAAATTACTTCCAAATTGCACGGTGAACCGGTCACACCTACGGCAAATAGACAGAACCCGGATCCATCCATTGAATTTACAAGTCATGCAACACACAGCGAAGGAGATTTGTCTTCGactaaacttaagaaatcaaCCAGGATCACTAGGAAATTAGTGAAGATTGAAAAATAGTTGATAATATTGTCATGACTGCTATTATTTTGGGGTCATTTTATGTAGGGATTCTATTTGGAAACTACCTTTTTTTGTTGTAATATCACAGAATTATTCGACTACTGTTCGATCAATCTAACGAATGTTACGGTATCATACTACTGTGAAATCAATATAACGTATGCTTTCGGTATTATACTACTGTCCCTTCTTTTTAACATCGTTACTCGACGACattatttggttttttattaCATGAATGAAACAAATGTTGGTTTAAATGAGACAACAACATTTCTCTTTATATCATCACCACACTTTTTACCACGTTTATATATAGTATATGAGTAATATGATAAACTACTACAACAGCCTCACATTTTGATACTTTTCTTCTCCCTAACAACAAACTGGAAACTACGTCAATAAAAACTACATACTAACTTAATAAGGAATATTTAATGAGGAAACATATTATAATGTTCTGTTACAAAGACTTTTACTTTTTTATCAAGTAGTACAACATacttatttaaatgatcattGATTAGACACTTACTTGAGTCAATTGGTTTGCTTTTGGCTTTTGTGAAAAGGTAGCCCCCCTTTCATGTCTCACTTCCTTCCAGTTTTGCTTGGAACCTGCACAATGATTCCCTAAAATAAGAAAAAGTACTGCCTCCTACTGCCTATGATCTTGGcctacttatttttattttttttacttattttgtttttttatgtagAGGATATTCTGaattgttttatattattattcatatgtgcccttatttcaaatttcaaattttcccaGCTTTTTTCAAATTGACATCCTGTTTCCCTCTCTTTTTATTTTGATGAAGGAACAATTAGTTCCCTCCTTTGTTCAAATCATTGGTATGTAACATTTGTTCtgttttcaaatataatcaaGGTCCATCCATTTCTTGGTTCGAACTACACTTCATACAATCAACTTCTTCATTTCAACTAAGTGACTTTCAATGGATGGCAACCCCTTTGATGCAAATGATTCCACTACAACTCTTGCAAGAAAAAGGAGGAGGATTTTGTTGTCAAAAAATAAACTCTCTAACCATGGCCATAACAAAGAAAACCATCCAACATCAACACCTACTGCTGAAACATTCGATGCCTCTTCCAGGGACACTGCAACAAGATCTCCTTTCCAGCCTACTATCTCTAACGATTCCCACACACTACCATCTCAACACCATGTTTCCtgtttacaaaacaaaaaaagatcAAGAATTCTTGTCGGCAATGGGGTGAATCTGTTCAGCCGTTTTAACAATGTGGAGACATCTCCAACGTTCCATTTAGGTGAATCATCAAACATCGACAAGCGGCAAAGATTCACCCAAAATCAACTACTAATTAATACCCCTGCTGCTCTTAACAATTCCCACACTTCTCCTAAAATATCAAATCCACAATATTTATCTcctcctaatcctaatgtaagtAGAACAGATTATTCCTCCGATGATACCGATGGAGATTCTGAAAATTGCGACTCATTTGGACACAACTCTAATTCAGATGACTCCGTAGAACCTGATGATATTCAAGATCAACACAACCAGTGTAAGTTGCTATTTAACTTCTATTGATATAGATATCCGCCTAAATTGCTACCCGTTTGAAATCAATACATAAATTTTTTTTCTGCAGCTTATTCTGACATTGGTGACCCTGTGTGGGAATGTATAATTTGCCAAGCTTGCATGTGGTATGCAGAGCGCAAGAATATGAGAAAACATACTTCTGTTCCAAAATTCGAATTGTGTTGCAGGAGCGGTAAAATTGTTTTACCCTACATGAAACAACCACCGTTACTGTTAGAAAAGCTACTTCATCACAAAACTGATCCTGAGAGCAAAAACTTTCAAGCCAATATACGAACATACAATGCAATGTTTTTGTTTACATCTCCGGGAATGAAATTTGACACCAAGATTCCCAAGGGAGGAGGTCCTCCAACAATGCGCCTACACGGTCAAACATGTCACCGGATAGGCAGTCTTATATCACCAAATGGTGCACTACCATAATATGCCCAATTGTACATTTACGATACTGACCACGAAATTACAAACAGAATGCATTGTTTCAAGTAATGATGTTTCCTCTCCTAAATATACCTAAGTGTTTATACGATTACTTAAACAAATAACATTGTGTTTGCTATTATGTATTTCAGGGACAATACATCTATTGAAACATCTATTGTAGCAAAGTTAAAGAGTATGTTAGATGAAGTTAATGTTCTTGCCAAAGCGTTTCGAATGGCACGTGATATGTTTAAGGCCAATCCATACGTCGAATTGCGGCTGAAACTTATCAGTGACAGACATGACGATGGTCGTGTGTATAATATGCCAACCGTTGCGGAAGTTGCTGCCCTTATTGTTGGAGATATTGACACAGGTGAAATGAGAGACATTGTGGTTCAATATCGGAGTGGTAAATTACAAAGAATAGATGAGTTCAATCCAAGTTATCTTTCATATCAATACCCATTGATTTTTTGCTACGGTGAAGATGGATACCGGAATAATATCCTTCACAAGTATCAAGATGAGACAACTGTTACAAGGAAGAATAGGCAATCTATCAAGGATTGGCTGTGTTTTCGTCTCCAAGAACGCACAGATGAACCTAAAACACTATTGTACTCAAGGAAACTTTTCCAACAATTTTTGGTTGATGGTTACGCTATGCTGGAATCAGAACGTCTCAATTGGTTGCGAAAAAATCAATCCAAGTTAAGGGTCGGAAAATACAATAATTTGCAACAAAGATGTGAGCAAGGAGACCAAAATCCAGGTAACAAACAAGGTAAACGTGTTGTTCTACCATCTTCTTTTGTGGGTAGCAAAtgatacatggatcaactttactTCGACGGTATGGCAATTTCAAGCAGATTGGGGTTCCCAGATTTGTTTATCACCTTCACATGCAACCCAAATTGGCCTGAGATTACACGGTTGCTGTCCCCGAAAAATTTAAAACCTCATGATAGGCCTGACATTGTTGCCAAAGTTTTCAACATCAAGTTTAAAGAGCTTATGGTTAATTTAACAAAAAAACATATTCTTGGGAAAGTTTTGGCATGTAAATTTTTAACCCCACTACAATTCTACTTCTTCACTATTCTTTAATATTCACATTTACCAATTCTTTAAAACTTTTTTATGCAGTTATGTATACAATTGAGTTTCAAAAGCGAGGCTTACCCCATGCCCACATTTTGATCTTCTTGCACCCCCAAAGCAAGTATCCAATGCCGTCCGACATTGATAACATCATTTGTACTAAGATTCCTGATCCCACGCTTCATCCTGCTTTATACGCACTGGTAAAATCACATATGATACATGGACCGTGCGGTCTTTCGCGGCCTAATTCACGATGTATGAGAAATCAGCAATGTTCTAAATATTATCCAAAAAATTTCATCGAAGATACAGTTGTCAATGCTGAAGGTTATCCATTATATAGAAGAAGATCCAACACCCATGtaattacaaaaaataatatcAAGTTGGATAATAGAAATGTGGTCCCCTATAACACTCGGTTATTGTTGAAATATCAAGCACATATTAATATGGAATGGTGTAACCAATGCACTTCTATCAAGTATCTATTCAAATACATTCACAAAGGATATGACAGAATCGGTGCAAGTGTGGTAGCTTCTAAGTCAAACACCGGACTACAGCATGAATGTTTAGATGAGATCAAACAATATCTTGATTGTAGGTATGTTTCTCCGAGTGAGACGTGTTGGCGAATATTTTCATACAAGGTTCATGGGAGGAAACCTGTTGTTGAGCGAATGTTTTTCCATCTCATTGGTGAAAAGGCAGTCTATTATAAAGATTGTGAACAAATGGAGCATGTCTTAGAGAGTGCAAGCGTAACAGAATCTATGTTCACGTCTTGGATGGTAGCAAATGCAAGATATGAGGAAGCCCAGTCATTAACATACGGTGAATTTGTTACAAAGTTTGTTTATGTTAAGAGAAACAGATTGTGGAAGCCACGAAAAAGAGGGTTCACTATCGGACGTTTGGTGTGGGTTCCACCGACAACCGGGGAACTTTTCTATTTGCGGATGATGTTGACGGTGGCTAAGGGACCAACTTGCTATAAAGATATCAGGAGGGTCGGTGAAACACAGTATGACACCTTTCGAGAAGCATGCTTTGCAATGGGATTCTTAGATGACGACCGAGAATACATATGTGCGTTAAAGGAGGCAAGTGCTTGGGGGACAGGTCATTATCTTAGAAAGTTGTTTGTTGTTATGCTCCTATCAGGTGCTGTAAACCGTCCTGCCCATGTATGGAAAGAATCATGGATTATATTGTCCGATGGTCTCTTGCACGAGCAAAAACTAATTGCCAACAATCCAGGTACACTAACTTTAACATCCCATGCTATTTATATTCTTAACTACCACGTAATACAATAACAATTTTACGCATAATGTAACATATTTTTGTGATCTTACTACAACAGCGCCTTTTTCATACGAACCACAGATTTGACATTACCAGATGACGCAATCCAGCAGCTGACATTGATAGAGATCGAAAAAATGCTGCAACTGAACCATCGTACCCTACATGACTTCAAGCCCATTCCTTATCCGAATGACTATGTTATTCAACAACTGGGAAACCGGCTTATATACGATGAAAGACAGTACAATATCCAGGACATGAAGGCGAAGTTTGATAACTTATTCAAATCTCTCACTGGTAATGAAATCTAAGATTAACATATTTCTTATTACTAATTTACATGGTTATATAAACAAATGTCAACAAGTATCATTTACACATGTATGTCTTTTTATACTGTTTGTTATTATGATGTTAACAAGATGAACAGAGGAAGATTTGGGACCAAATCATGGATGCCGTTAACAAACAACAAGGTGGTGTCTTCTTCCTGCACGGTTATGGAGGAACCGGTAAGACATATATGTGGAGAACACTTGCAAGTGCATTGAGATCTAAGCATGAGATTTGTCTTACTGTTGCAACAAGTGGGATAGCATCTCTTTTGTTGCCAGGGGGTCGTACAGCTCATTCAAAGTTCAAGTTGCCAGTTCCATGTCTTGAGAACTcaacttgcaaaattaatttcaatgacCCTAGCGCTAGTCTTCTAAGGGAGGCAAAACTAATTATATGGGACGAGGCACCAATGGCACACAAATATTGTTTTGAAACGCTGGACAGGACTTTGAAGGATGTCATGAGTAATTACAGTAACTCCGAAACTATTTTCAAAGGGAAGGTTGTGATTTTTGGTGGGGATTTTCGTCAGATATTACCCGTTGTACCCGGAGGAAGCCGTTCTGACATTGTCCATTCAACAATTAATGCTTCTTACATTTGGCATTATGTTAAAGTCTTGAATTTGACAAAAAATATGCGTCTATCCTCCGGACCAactgaagaagataaaaaggaaaTTGCGGATTTTTTAGATTGGCTTTTAAAGATAGGAGAGGGAAGAATTTCAGAACCTAACGACGGTTATGCTAACATTGACATACCGCCCGAGCTGTTAATTACAGACTTTGATGAACCTATTCTAGCCATCGTGGAGAGTACATATCCTGATTTCTTAAATTGTTACCAATCGTGTGATTATCTAAAAAATAGGGCCATTCTTGCTTCAACTTTGGACATTGTTGACAATATCAATGACCATATCCTTGCGATGATGCCAGGTAAAATTTTGCATTTATTATAGGCCTATTCTTGCATCTACTTAAGATTGTTATATCTTTTCTAATGGATAATTTTATAGGGGAAATAAGAGATTACTACAGCTCTAACTCAGTTGATCGATCAGAAGTCCATGACAGTAACATTCTTCAGGTGCTTAGCCCAGAATTACTCAGCTCTTTAAGAACTTCCGGCCTACCCAACCATCACTTAAAGTTAAAGGTTGGAACACCAATCATGCTTATGCGAAACATTGATCAATCCCAAGGTCTATGTAATGGGACAAGGCTTATAGTAACTAATATGGCTGCTCATGTGCTTGAGGCCAAATTGATGGGTGATAACAATAATGGGAAGGTTATATATATCCCGCGAATGGATAAGTCCCCGTCTAAATCTCCTTGGCCATTCAAGTTATCGAGACGTCAATTTTCGGTTATTGTAGCATACGCCATGACCATTAACAAATCACAAGGCCAATCGTTGGATTGGGTTGGACTCTATATACCTCGGGATGTTTTCACacatgatcggtcaccatttctacctaatttctatcatgtattcggtctaaattgGCGATTCGGTAAcaatttgatca from Vicia villosa cultivar HV-30 ecotype Madison, WI unplaced genomic scaffold, Vvil1.0 ctg.003997F_1_1, whole genome shotgun sequence includes these protein-coding regions:
- the LOC131641719 gene encoding uncharacterized protein LOC131641719 translates to MDQLYFDGMAISSRLGFPDLFITFTCNPNWPEITRLLSPKNLKPHDRPDIVAKVFNIKFKELMVNLTKKHILGKVLAFMYTIEFQKRGLPHAHILIFLHPQSKYPMPSDIDNIICTKIPDPTLHPALYALVKSHMIHGPCGLSRPNSRCMRNQQCSKYYPKNFIEDTVVNAEGYPLYRRRSNTHVITKNNIKLDNRNVVPYNTRLLLKYQAHINMEWCNQCTSIKYLFKYIHKGYDRIGASVVASKSNTGLQHECLDEIKQYLDCRYVSPSETCWRIFSYKVHGRKPVVERMFFHLIGEKAVYYKDCEQMEHVLESASVTESMFTSWMVANARYEEAQSLTYGEFVTKFVYVKRNRLWKPRKRGFTIGRLVWVPPTTGELFYLRMMLTVAKGPTCYKDIRRVGETQYDTFREACFAMGFLDDDREYICALKEASAWGTGHYLRKLFVVMLLSGAVNRPAHVWKESWIILSDGLLHEQKLIANNPDLTLPDDAIQQLTLIEIEKMLQLNHRTLHDFKPIPYPNDYVIQQLGNRLIYDERQYNIQDMKAKFDNLFKSLTDEQRKIWDQIMDAVNKQQGGVFFLHGYGGTGKTYMWRTLASALRSKHEICLTVATSGIASLLLPGGRTAHSKFKLPVPCLENSTCKINFNDPSASLLREAKLIIWDEAPMAHKYCFETLDRTLKDVMSNYSNSETIFKGKVVIFGGDFRQILPVVPGGSRSDIVHSTINASYIWHYVKVLNLTKNMRLSSGPTEEDKKEIADFLDWLLKIGEGRISEPNDGYANIDIPPELLITDFDEPILAIVESTYPDFLNCYQSCDYLKNRAILASTLDIVDNINDHILAMMPGEIRDYYSSNSVDRSEVHDSNILQVLSPELLSSLRTSGLPNHHLKLKVGTPIMLMRNIDQSQGLCNGTRLIVTNMAAHVLEAKLMGDNNNGKV
- the LOC131641718 gene encoding uncharacterized protein LOC131641718, giving the protein MARPLEKIADVNDEKELWKVDVKIHHKWSVISNNKEHFEMVVYDSEYILFWKVKIGLLGGVNDEDFGSDIHVIVPPVYRQSFDSLFVVNDTYTIANFQVQLNDLLFKPSAHKYLLKFTGGTKVGDRNVHQIQEKAWRLTPFLDILTGKWNKDQLLDVIGVVDEIGYTQAQVGSKKQQVNFVIRDLRLKFINYVERQVDTAIPAVILIQYAKVKEAFGKYALSVTNTYNVTKVAINEDMETIKQFAKMLTQDTIMTTFCATVATITKIFASKYGWYYQACHECPNKVTGDKPPYKCVKGHDTETPIFRYKIEVGVLHAGTKCKFVLWDKESEELLEVSAAHLRETMFQAGIFNPLDFPLALDKLLDQELAFKVKWQPDWSNCSVIMLVKDKPIVDQLKAEWVDATAVSSQQLNAPVNHVKESVDEDVPVDDSDIVTDPEITSKLHGEPVTPTANRQNPDPSIEFTSHATHSEGDLSSTKLKKSTRITRKLVKIEK